One Gammaproteobacteria bacterium DNA segment encodes these proteins:
- a CDS encoding homocysteine S-methyltransferase family protein, giving the protein MKMQFKLPVILDGGMGRELERMGAPFQQPQWSALALIQAPHFVSEAHRNFIAAGAEIITTNTYAIVPFHLGEQCFNAHGAQLIKRAAQLARQCADESSVKSSGKSTGVLVAGCIPPVLGSYRPDLFAVSQAKPLVEVMINNQATEVDFWLAETISSIAEAAMIKACTAGTNKPSWIAFTVTDQVEIEPTLRSGESVYSAVSEIAGQNVTAILFNCSRPEVMTAALLSAKRAIEAQGLANNVQLGVYANSFAVIDDDHQANNGVCAIRADNTPQKYRELAATWIDAGASIVGGCCGISPEHIKQLVALK; this is encoded by the coding sequence ATGAAAATGCAGTTTAAATTACCCGTCATTCTTGATGGCGGCATGGGGCGTGAGCTAGAACGGATGGGCGCGCCTTTTCAGCAACCGCAATGGTCGGCTCTAGCGTTAATACAAGCGCCACACTTTGTTAGCGAGGCCCACCGCAATTTTATAGCCGCTGGCGCTGAGATAATTACCACTAATACTTACGCGATAGTGCCTTTTCATTTAGGTGAGCAATGTTTTAACGCCCACGGCGCACAGTTAATTAAACGAGCAGCGCAATTAGCACGCCAATGCGCCGATGAAAGCTCGGTTAAAAGTTCTGGTAAAAGTACTGGCGTATTAGTGGCTGGCTGTATTCCTCCTGTATTAGGTTCATATCGTCCCGACTTGTTTGCGGTAAGCCAAGCTAAACCTTTAGTTGAAGTGATGATAAATAATCAAGCAACAGAGGTCGACTTTTGGTTAGCCGAAACCATATCGTCAATTGCAGAAGCGGCAATGATAAAAGCCTGCACGGCAGGCACTAACAAGCCGAGCTGGATTGCATTTACAGTGACAGATCAAGTTGAAATCGAACCCACGCTGCGCTCAGGCGAGTCTGTTTATAGTGCAGTAAGTGAAATCGCGGGCCAAAATGTGACCGCGATATTATTTAACTGCAGCCGTCCAGAAGTAATGACCGCGGCGCTGTTATCAGCAAAAAGAGCAATCGAAGCACAAGGGCTGGCAAACAACGTTCAATTAGGCGTCTATGCCAACAGCTTTGCGGTCATTGATGATGATCACCAAGCGAACAATGGGGTTTGTGCAATTAGAGCCGATAATACACCACAAAAATACCGTGAACTGGCAGCGACTTGGATTGATGCTGGGGCCTCAATTGTCGGGGGATGTTGCGGCATATCACCAGAGCACATTAAACAACTGGTCGCGCTAAAGTGA
- a CDS encoding insulinase family protein, producing the protein MQFFIFSNKLLKRPKLISLWLILSCSTQATELQWAPNVIHNELSNQFSYLIYPSPNQSDPFNLRLVVNAGSVDDEMRGMAHIVEHMVFRANRAHPTDVHHLLNNIGWKAGLQVNALTRQTETQYMVRTRPNDALNVAESVALLSDLAFGAKLLDADWQIERGVILEEMRRGKGVAERVNTAKKVLVRNGSRYVDRPTIGWQQDIKAVTIEQIRDFYQRFYVPGNMTLIASGHFERQQLVAAIEHHFGAQQQPVPNRDYVKLPLTPGLVIGQVQDSQGSTSAVTLGFRNELLPKSNIEGEYQRLQNYFLRKLIRPQVQASRKLYQDNISSVHFKFSEPTKERLIAAISVKTPDHQQGLAVVLREVARLKRNGLNRAEFEALKLKAKAAVARNRITIPNRDFKTWEDKLTAAVMQEGVVQDYAVKSARTLDWIDKMSLASLNLRLVELLSASDQFLFYQLPGGVIRTLPTATEVEQLRHQVSLEQLIALTPIKRKSFKPVKLAPVKLDWPAYRLPNARVLSKHSHQVDGITQWNLANGDKVVWLNRATPSNDLYLKALSQAGYYNDGLSPWLAQTAKQVWHQADLPFAENSQLMLWQQQNDVDWQWAQTTTTLDLAAKTSSDNLLPLMKSYFAQQSQWQLQPNALTELKTALVSSVKQPSVAASVQQRLMGTVSGLTPSQADLDNLTLDKLVTAIRQLQAQPITLFIVGELKPQQIEQQVLPYLGAITRKASLNSYQSNLPSGRHIASQPMHHEYKSTVTIKAESAMIWQPEDSFLISSLNPMLQKALKNKLRHQLGGIYSLAFEVRLDKDNTLRSTTSFTTAPARVDEMINAYEQVLSEFITQLPHENFARTQQDIKFAEQLRLQDPNTWLRRLALSYQRYDGPDYLRSMLSLEQQVNQQRMSKLVTQIIPFSKQAIFVGLPQKSQGK; encoded by the coding sequence GTGCAATTTTTTATTTTTAGTAACAAGCTTTTAAAGCGACCTAAGCTGATTAGCTTATGGCTTATTTTATCTTGTTCAACTCAGGCGACGGAGTTGCAATGGGCGCCTAATGTTATTCATAACGAGCTATCAAACCAGTTCAGTTATCTCATTTATCCAAGTCCTAATCAGTCCGATCCGTTTAATTTACGCTTGGTGGTTAATGCCGGTTCGGTCGATGATGAAATGCGTGGTATGGCCCACATTGTTGAACATATGGTTTTTCGCGCAAATAGAGCTCACCCGACAGATGTTCATCACTTGCTTAATAATATAGGTTGGAAAGCAGGACTGCAGGTCAATGCATTAACCCGCCAGACAGAAACTCAGTATATGGTTCGGACTCGGCCCAATGACGCACTTAATGTTGCAGAGTCGGTCGCATTACTCAGTGATTTAGCGTTTGGCGCTAAGCTGTTGGATGCCGACTGGCAAATAGAACGTGGGGTGATTTTAGAAGAAATGCGCCGCGGTAAAGGTGTTGCTGAGCGTGTTAATACCGCAAAAAAGGTACTGGTCAGAAATGGTTCTCGTTACGTCGACCGCCCAACTATTGGATGGCAGCAAGATATTAAAGCCGTGACAATAGAGCAAATTCGCGACTTTTATCAACGCTTTTATGTCCCTGGCAATATGACGTTAATCGCCAGCGGTCATTTTGAACGCCAGCAATTGGTCGCTGCAATTGAACATCACTTTGGTGCCCAGCAACAACCGGTACCAAATCGAGACTATGTCAAGCTACCTTTAACGCCAGGTTTAGTGATTGGTCAGGTTCAAGACTCGCAAGGCTCAACCTCCGCTGTGACATTGGGTTTTCGTAATGAGCTGTTACCAAAAAGTAACATTGAAGGCGAATACCAACGATTACAAAATTATTTCTTGCGAAAACTCATTCGGCCGCAGGTTCAAGCGAGTCGCAAGTTATACCAAGACAATATTTCATCGGTGCATTTTAAGTTTAGCGAGCCAACGAAAGAGCGTTTAATTGCGGCTATTTCAGTAAAAACACCCGATCATCAACAAGGTCTTGCAGTGGTGCTGCGCGAAGTCGCAAGGTTAAAACGTAACGGGCTTAATCGCGCTGAGTTTGAAGCACTAAAACTCAAAGCTAAAGCAGCTGTTGCACGCAATCGAATTACTATCCCAAATCGTGACTTTAAGACATGGGAAGACAAGTTAACTGCGGCGGTAATGCAAGAGGGAGTAGTGCAAGATTACGCGGTAAAATCAGCGAGAACTTTAGACTGGATCGACAAAATGAGCTTAGCGTCATTAAATCTTCGATTGGTTGAACTGCTTAGCGCCTCAGATCAGTTTTTGTTTTATCAATTACCGGGCGGGGTAATACGCACGTTGCCAACGGCAACCGAGGTTGAGCAATTACGCCATCAGGTGAGCTTAGAACAGTTGATAGCATTAACACCAATTAAGCGAAAAAGTTTCAAGCCAGTCAAGCTTGCGCCAGTTAAGCTCGATTGGCCGGCTTACCGCTTACCTAATGCACGGGTGTTAAGCAAACACAGTCACCAAGTTGATGGTATTACACAGTGGAATTTGGCCAATGGCGATAAGGTTGTATGGTTAAATAGAGCAACGCCTAGCAATGATCTTTACCTCAAGGCGTTATCACAAGCAGGTTATTATAACGACGGATTAAGCCCATGGCTGGCCCAAACGGCCAAGCAAGTATGGCATCAGGCCGATCTTCCTTTTGCTGAAAATAGTCAACTAATGTTATGGCAACAGCAAAACGATGTCGATTGGCAGTGGGCTCAAACCACCACCACGCTTGATCTCGCCGCAAAAACGTCATCAGATAATCTATTGCCCTTAATGAAGTCGTATTTTGCGCAGCAAAGCCAATGGCAGCTGCAACCTAATGCGCTAACCGAATTAAAAACGGCATTGGTCAGTTCAGTTAAACAGCCGTCGGTAGCAGCAAGTGTGCAGCAGCGATTAATGGGTACTGTCTCTGGCTTAACTCCAAGCCAAGCCGATTTAGATAATTTAACCCTAGATAAGCTCGTCACCGCGATTAGGCAGTTACAAGCGCAGCCTATTACTTTGTTTATCGTCGGTGAGCTTAAACCGCAACAAATTGAACAACAAGTATTGCCTTATCTTGGCGCAATTACGCGTAAAGCCAGTTTGAATAGCTACCAAAGTAATTTACCCAGCGGGCGTCATATTGCCTCACAACCAATGCATCATGAATATAAGTCGACGGTAACAATTAAAGCTGAATCGGCAATGATCTGGCAACCAGAAGACAGTTTTTTGATCTCAAGCCTCAACCCGATGCTGCAAAAGGCACTTAAAAACAAACTGCGACATCAGTTAGGCGGAATTTATTCGCTCGCTTTTGAAGTACGTTTAGACAAAGACAATACATTGCGCAGCACCACCAGCTTTACCACCGCTCCTGCGCGAGTCGACGAAATGATCAATGCCTATGAGCAAGTGCTTTCTGAGTTCATTACCCAGTTGCCACACGAAAACTTTGCCCGCACTCAACAAGACATTAAATTCGCCGAGCAGCTCAGGTTGCAAGATCCTAATACTTGGCTACGCCGGTTAGCGCTGAGCTACCAGCGCTACGATGGCCCAGATTACTTACGTTCAATGCTAAGTCTTGAGCAACAGGTTAATCAGCAGCGGATGAGCAAATTAGTAACACAAATAATCCCATTTTCTAAACAAGCAATTTTTGTTGGCTTGCCACAAAAATCACAAGGTAAATAA
- a CDS encoding ABC-F family ATPase: MISTANITMQFGAEPLFENISAQFGHGNRYGLIGANGCGKSTFMKILTGALTPTSGNVSITPGFKVGTLSQDQFAFEEFSVVDTVIMGDVALWKIKEERDRIYAMADMSEEDGMRVAELESEFAEMDGYTAESRAGDILIEAGIDEEYHFGLMKQVAPGWKVRVLLAQALFANPEILLLDEPTNNLDIHTINWLAGVLNQRKATMIIISHDRHFLNSVCTHMADMDYGELRVYPGNYEYFLEASSLIREQLLAENTKKSEEIDELQAFVNRFGANASKAKQASSRAKKMDKIKLDEVKASSRMSPSLSFKASKTLHRQALVLEELSHGFDGDSLFKDGNLILEAGAKLAIIGENGVGKTTFIRCLVDEIAANKGVVKWSENASIGYCPQDSSKDFDNDMTIFDWMSLWRTPKHNDLIVRGLLGRLLFTADDTNKKVASCSGGEKNRLLFGKLMMQDINVLIMDEPTNHMDMEAIEALNNALKDYDGTLIFVSHDREFVSSLATGIIEIKEQEVIHFKGSYDEYLASREMALQVA, encoded by the coding sequence TTGATATCTACCGCAAACATCACCATGCAATTTGGCGCTGAGCCATTATTTGAAAACATCTCTGCTCAATTTGGCCACGGTAACCGTTATGGTCTAATTGGCGCCAATGGCTGTGGTAAGTCAACGTTTATGAAAATATTGACCGGTGCCCTCACCCCAACCTCTGGCAATGTCTCGATTACGCCTGGTTTTAAGGTTGGTACCTTGAGTCAAGACCAATTTGCGTTTGAAGAATTTAGCGTCGTTGATACCGTCATTATGGGTGATGTTGCGCTGTGGAAAATCAAAGAAGAACGTGACCGCATTTATGCCATGGCTGACATGTCTGAAGAAGACGGCATGCGAGTTGCTGAGTTAGAAAGCGAATTCGCCGAAATGGACGGTTACACCGCGGAAAGCCGCGCTGGTGACATTTTAATTGAAGCGGGTATCGATGAAGAATATCACTTTGGTTTAATGAAGCAAGTTGCTCCGGGCTGGAAAGTGCGAGTATTATTAGCACAAGCTTTATTTGCTAACCCAGAAATTTTGCTGCTTGACGAACCAACCAATAACTTGGACATTCACACCATTAACTGGCTAGCCGGAGTGTTGAACCAACGCAAAGCGACCATGATAATTATTTCGCATGACCGTCACTTTTTAAACTCGGTTTGTACTCACATGGCCGACATGGATTATGGCGAGCTACGCGTTTATCCGGGCAACTACGAGTATTTCCTTGAAGCATCAAGCTTAATCAGAGAACAGTTACTGGCAGAAAACACCAAGAAAAGTGAAGAAATTGACGAGCTGCAAGCTTTCGTTAATCGTTTCGGTGCCAATGCTTCTAAAGCGAAACAAGCGAGTTCTCGCGCTAAGAAAATGGATAAAATCAAACTTGATGAGGTTAAAGCATCAAGCCGGATGTCACCATCACTTAGCTTTAAAGCGTCTAAAACTTTGCATCGCCAAGCATTAGTCTTGGAAGAGCTAAGCCATGGTTTTGACGGTGATAGCTTATTCAAAGATGGTAACCTTATTTTAGAAGCCGGTGCTAAATTGGCTATTATCGGCGAAAATGGTGTGGGTAAAACTACCTTCATCCGTTGTTTAGTCGACGAAATAGCGGCTAATAAAGGTGTTGTAAAGTGGTCTGAAAATGCCAGTATTGGTTACTGCCCGCAAGATAGCAGCAAAGATTTTGATAACGATATGACAATTTTTGATTGGATGTCATTATGGCGTACCCCTAAGCACAATGATTTGATCGTGCGAGGTCTGTTAGGCCGATTGTTATTCACCGCTGACGATACCAATAAAAAAGTAGCAAGCTGTTCGGGTGGTGAAAAGAACCGCTTGTTGTTTGGCAAGTTAATGATGCAAGATATCAATGTCTTAATCATGGATGAGCCGACCAACCACATGGACATGGAAGCAATTGAAGCATTAAATAACGCCCTTAAAGATTACGATGGTACTTTGATCTTTGTTAGCCATGACCGTGAATTCGTGTCGTCATTAGCAACCGGTATTATCGAGATAAAAGAGCAAGAAGTGATTCATTTCAAAGGTTCTTACGATGAGTATTTAGCAAGTCGTGAAATGGCCTTGCAAGTAGCTTAG
- a CDS encoding putative transporter, which produces MFRSFFLARQWQVWSWLGSVIILLATWYKVQLDLQVNEWFGDFYNTIQQALSQSGTVTVEDLLGHLWVFGKISAVFIVVAVLLEFFVRHYVFRWRTAMHSYYMQHWDKVRHIEGASQRVQEDTMRFAQIVERLGVSFLRSIMTLLAFQPLLWELSKQVKEVPFFGEVEHVLIYVAIISAMFGTVLLAAIGIKLPGLEFNNQRAEASLRKELVLGEDDSSRAKPQSMAELFVDVRTNYLTMYRHYLYFDLFKISYLQFSSIMPYIMLAPTIVAGIITFGTMQQIIRAFGKVEGSLHYLVFSWSTIVELMSVYKRLKAFEQLIEQPQPLDENIVDQPSAL; this is translated from the coding sequence ATGTTTCGTAGTTTCTTTTTAGCTAGGCAGTGGCAGGTATGGTCGTGGCTCGGCAGTGTAATTATTTTGCTGGCGACTTGGTACAAGGTCCAGTTAGATTTGCAAGTTAATGAATGGTTTGGTGATTTCTATAATACGATTCAACAAGCACTGTCACAGTCTGGTACGGTCACGGTCGAGGACTTACTGGGCCACCTGTGGGTCTTTGGTAAAATATCGGCAGTTTTCATTGTCGTTGCGGTATTACTTGAATTTTTTGTTCGTCATTACGTATTTCGCTGGCGCACGGCGATGCATAGCTATTACATGCAACACTGGGACAAGGTGCGTCACATTGAAGGGGCATCGCAACGCGTGCAAGAAGACACCATGCGGTTTGCTCAAATTGTCGAGCGACTGGGCGTCTCTTTTTTACGCTCAATTATGACATTGCTCGCCTTTCAGCCATTGTTGTGGGAGCTAAGTAAGCAAGTGAAAGAGGTGCCATTTTTTGGTGAAGTTGAGCATGTGTTGATTTATGTTGCGATTATCTCGGCGATGTTCGGCACTGTATTGTTAGCGGCAATCGGGATCAAACTACCGGGACTTGAATTTAATAATCAAAGAGCCGAAGCATCGCTGCGTAAAGAGTTAGTCCTTGGAGAAGACGACTCTAGCCGGGCTAAACCGCAGTCGATGGCGGAACTGTTTGTTGATGTACGTACCAATTATTTAACGATGTATCGCCATTACTTGTATTTTGATTTATTTAAGATTTCGTATTTGCAGTTTTCTTCGATTATGCCGTACATCATGTTGGCGCCGACCATCGTGGCAGGCATTATAACCTTTGGCACCATGCAGCAAATTATTAGGGCTTTTGGTAAAGTAGAAGGCTCATTGCATTACTTAGTGTTTAGTTGGTCAACCATTGTTGAATTAATGTCAGTATATAAACGTTTAAAAGCGTTCGAACAACTGATAGAACAGCCACAACCGCTAGACGAAAATATTGTGGACCAGCCTAGCGCATTATAG
- a CDS encoding TetR/AcrR family transcriptional regulator gives MLKAQISASLEQAFSKQGFAQPNVAQLKTACNVSLRTLYKYYPSKAAMIAGALEYRHQRYLDFLRNDAPVNGIDSAYYIFNKLEQWLQENAPHGCLSMNAIAAFPGDPLILGAVTEHKEQVRQLLGLLSQREDLASAIFVLHEGVSSAWPLLGHVAVTSAQNTLLQLLEKEQ, from the coding sequence ATGTTAAAAGCACAGATATCCGCCAGTCTTGAACAGGCGTTCAGTAAACAGGGTTTCGCCCAACCCAACGTGGCGCAGTTAAAAACGGCCTGTAATGTTAGCTTGCGGACTCTTTATAAATATTACCCATCTAAAGCAGCAATGATTGCTGGTGCATTGGAATATCGACACCAAAGGTATCTAGACTTTTTACGCAATGACGCCCCAGTAAACGGCATTGATAGTGCTTACTACATTTTTAATAAACTTGAGCAATGGTTGCAAGAAAATGCTCCTCATGGCTGTCTGTCGATGAACGCTATTGCCGCCTTTCCCGGTGACCCGTTAATTCTTGGTGCTGTCACTGAACATAAAGAACAAGTTCGCCAGCTTTTAGGTTTATTAAGTCAAAGGGAAGATCTCGCCAGTGCTATTTTTGTATTGCATGAAGGCGTCTCCAGTGCATGGCCGCTGTTAGGTCACGTAGCGGTAACATCAGCCCAAAATACACTATTACAATTGTTAGAAAAGGAGCAATAA
- a CDS encoding EAL domain-containing protein codes for MFVYIARQAILNRRQQVMAYELFFRDGPENLFPSDIDPHEATSKLIGRTHFTKGIRPITSGKRALINFSQESLLKRLPLLLPPEDILIEILETVHPTNSVYAACVELYRAGYKLALDDFVYQPQWQRFFKLISIIKFDILATPLDTIAPLVIQLRNNSNIKLLAEKVETRAQYHQAMELGFHLFQGYYFCQPEMQRSKAVESSERLMFLLYKETLNSQLDYQAISDILQMDSSLTYKLLCFINSGCFPLKQHITSVKQALTYLGETQIRRLMSMFITAILANDKPAELIKMSMIRAKFCELVIKKVAPALAESAFLTGMFSLLDSIIDLPMVQVLERVPVPDEIIETLLDDQDISQTPISMALRANKLLESGSWHLTEREAHKLRISFKVLSQFYQEAIVWSEFLGQADTEYSVK; via the coding sequence ATGTTTGTTTATATTGCACGACAAGCTATTTTGAATCGGCGTCAACAAGTCATGGCGTACGAGTTGTTTTTTCGGGACGGCCCTGAAAATTTATTCCCGAGTGATATCGACCCTCACGAAGCGACCTCAAAACTGATTGGCCGTACTCATTTTACCAAAGGAATTCGTCCTATTACGTCAGGTAAACGGGCGTTGATTAATTTTTCGCAAGAGTCTTTACTCAAACGACTGCCATTGCTGTTACCACCCGAAGACATTCTGATTGAAATCCTCGAAACAGTGCACCCGACCAATTCTGTTTATGCCGCCTGCGTCGAACTTTACCGTGCTGGGTATAAACTGGCCTTAGATGATTTTGTTTATCAACCGCAATGGCAGCGGTTTTTTAAACTAATTTCCATTATAAAATTTGATATTTTGGCTACACCACTCGATACCATTGCCCCACTCGTCATCCAACTGCGTAACAACAGTAATATTAAATTACTGGCTGAAAAAGTAGAAACACGAGCGCAATACCACCAGGCGATGGAGTTAGGTTTTCACCTATTTCAAGGCTACTATTTTTGCCAGCCCGAGATGCAGCGGTCCAAAGCCGTTGAATCGAGTGAACGATTAATGTTCTTATTATACAAGGAAACGTTGAACAGCCAGCTTGATTACCAAGCGATTAGCGATATTTTACAGATGGATTCGAGTCTAACGTATAAGTTGTTGTGCTTTATCAATTCCGGATGTTTCCCATTAAAACAGCATATTACCAGCGTAAAACAAGCACTAACATACTTAGGGGAGACTCAAATTCGCCGATTAATGTCGATGTTTATTACTGCGATATTAGCCAATGACAAGCCTGCTGAATTAATCAAGATGAGCATGATTCGGGCTAAGTTTTGCGAGTTAGTGATTAAAAAAGTCGCGCCAGCACTCGCCGAGAGTGCGTTTTTAACCGGGATGTTCTCTTTGCTTGATTCAATTATTGACTTGCCGATGGTGCAAGTATTGGAGCGGGTTCCGGTGCCCGATGAAATTATTGAAACATTGCTCGATGATCAAGACATTTCGCAAACACCAATAAGTATGGCATTACGTGCCAATAAGTTACTAGAGTCTGGCAGTTGGCATTTAACCGAACGCGAGGCACATAAATTACGGATTAGTTTTAAAGTGCTCAGTCAATTTTACCAAGAAGCCATTGTGTGGTCAGAGTTTCTCGGTCAAGCTGACACTGAATATTCGGTCAAATAA
- the umuD gene encoding translesion error-prone DNA polymerase V autoproteolytic subunit, translated as MIVTPILIEAGISGFESPAAEYSQLGLSLDQLLIDHPQATFLGLANGDSMNQVGIYHGDILIVDRAVTPRHMDVVVATYNGNFSCKLFDENQRRLLSASEHYPPINIGDGDSFLIEGVVIRSIRCHRASRFSDVCTD; from the coding sequence TTGATAGTAACTCCAATACTGATAGAGGCGGGAATTAGCGGTTTTGAATCGCCAGCGGCAGAGTATAGCCAATTAGGATTGAGCCTTGATCAACTGCTAATCGACCATCCCCAGGCGACCTTTTTAGGATTAGCCAATGGCGACTCGATGAATCAAGTGGGCATTTATCATGGTGACATATTAATTGTTGACCGTGCAGTCACCCCACGACATATGGACGTGGTCGTTGCAACCTATAATGGTAACTTTAGCTGTAAACTATTTGACGAAAACCAGCGTCGTTTATTGTCGGCCTCTGAGCATTATCCGCCAATTAATATTGGTGATGGTGATAGTTTTTTAATTGAGGGCGTGGTGATTCGCTCAATTCGGTGCCACCGTGCCAGCAGGTTTAGTGATGTATGCACTGATTGA
- a CDS encoding alcohol dehydrogenase catalytic domain-containing protein — protein MLSNISTELPSVMIGIELIGHGGPEMLQYRNDIPVPKPHADEVLIRVTAAGVNNTDINTRIAWYSKGDSSEIDAGWAGNALTLPRIQGADICGMIVAVGDNVDSHRIGQRVLVEPCLGEIDGKLLAS, from the coding sequence ATGTTAAGCAATATTTCAACTGAACTGCCAAGTGTGATGATCGGCATTGAACTGATTGGCCATGGTGGCCCTGAAATGCTGCAATACCGTAACGACATCCCAGTACCAAAGCCTCATGCTGACGAAGTACTGATCAGGGTTACTGCCGCCGGTGTTAACAATACCGATATTAACACCAGAATAGCGTGGTACTCCAAAGGAGATAGTAGTGAAATAGATGCAGGTTGGGCAGGTAATGCATTAACACTACCCCGGATTCAAGGAGCAGATATTTGCGGCATGATAGTCGCCGTCGGTGACAATGTCGACAGTCACCGGATTGGTCAACGGGTATTAGTTGAGCCATGCCTCGGTGAAATTGATGGCAAATTATTAGCAAGCC
- a CDS encoding TetR family transcriptional regulator gives MSKRESLITGFLELAAQRGIAAAGVDTIAAHTGVSKKTIYNNFGSKEALAIESLVKFSKDVQSVWASEWQTITNRNDLLLARFTELENLIKSGGFYGCIFINTAKEYPDHHHQLHVIATAHKQASLAETSKRLAMLQLDGSSTAVHIELLYEGLISKLLVEQDLSLVAQTKQIIISILADKSL, from the coding sequence ATGAGCAAACGAGAAAGTCTAATCACTGGTTTTTTAGAGTTAGCCGCTCAGCGCGGCATCGCGGCGGCTGGCGTCGACACTATCGCCGCTCATACCGGAGTATCGAAGAAGACTATTTATAACAACTTCGGCAGTAAGGAAGCCTTGGCGATTGAATCACTGGTTAAGTTTAGCAAAGATGTTCAAAGTGTTTGGGCCAGTGAGTGGCAGACGATTACCAATAGAAATGACCTATTACTTGCCCGCTTTACAGAGTTAGAAAACTTGATTAAATCAGGTGGCTTCTATGGTTGTATCTTCATTAATACCGCAAAAGAATACCCTGATCACCATCATCAACTCCATGTGATTGCCACAGCGCACAAGCAGGCATCATTAGCCGAAACGAGCAAACGTTTAGCGATGCTACAGCTTGATGGCAGTAGCACTGCAGTTCATATCGAGTTGCTTTATGAAGGGCTGATATCAAAACTATTGGTCGAGCAAGATTTAAGCTTAGTCGCTCAAACCAAACAGATAATTATTAGTATATTAGCTGATAAATCTTTGTGA
- a CDS encoding LysR family transcriptional regulator: MINPVFLRTFMSLVKTNHFTQTAQLLNMTQPGVTQHIKKLEHQVGKALLNRFGKKFELTSAGESLLQYGLQLSQAELALKQTIAGDELNAGDCKLACSGSMAMQLYPELLKLQLEFSELRISVEAAPNAAIIERVKTNQADIGIITQSTNDPKLVQERLGEDTLCLALPAQADCTWQSLMQLGFINHPDGHHYAIGVLELNFKDQFVGMESIPQSGYINQLSQILLPVSLGLGFTVIPKSSLDAFANLALIGNFKLATPINETVYLISKKHRILPARYQLIRALLSKQWR; encoded by the coding sequence ATGATAAATCCAGTTTTTTTACGCACTTTCATGAGTTTGGTAAAAACAAACCATTTCACCCAAACCGCGCAATTATTAAACATGACTCAACCTGGTGTCACACAGCACATCAAAAAACTTGAACATCAGGTTGGCAAAGCACTGCTTAATCGCTTTGGTAAAAAGTTTGAGTTAACCAGTGCTGGTGAGAGCTTATTGCAGTACGGATTGCAGTTATCACAAGCCGAATTGGCGCTAAAGCAAACAATAGCCGGTGACGAGCTTAACGCCGGAGATTGTAAACTGGCTTGTTCTGGTTCAATGGCGATGCAGTTATATCCTGAGTTACTTAAGTTGCAGCTCGAATTTAGTGAGCTTAGGATAAGCGTTGAGGCTGCGCCTAACGCCGCTATTATTGAAAGGGTTAAAACAAACCAAGCTGATATCGGCATTATTACGCAGTCAACTAATGATCCTAAATTGGTGCAAGAGCGACTAGGTGAAGACACTTTGTGTTTAGCACTGCCAGCGCAAGCCGACTGTACCTGGCAATCTTTAATGCAATTGGGTTTTATTAATCATCCTGACGGACACCATTACGCTATTGGGGTGTTAGAGTTGAATTTTAAGGACCAATTTGTCGGTATGGAGTCAATCCCTCAATCTGGTTACATCAATCAGCTGAGCCAAATTTTATTGCCCGTATCACTGGGCTTAGGTTTTACGGTTATTCCTAAATCATCACTCGACGCATTTGCAAATCTGGCGCTAATCGGCAATTTTAAATTAGCCACGCCCATTAATGAAACCGTGTATCTTATTAGCAAAAAACATCGAATATTACCTGCGCGCTATCAATTGATCAGAGCGCTGCTTAGCAAGCAATGGCGGTAA